From one Triticum urartu cultivar G1812 chromosome 3, Tu2.1, whole genome shotgun sequence genomic stretch:
- the LOC125544054 gene encoding probable V-type proton ATPase subunit d: MYSWEMLSFNIHDGFLEAIVRGNRSGLLTQADYNNLCQCETLDDIKMHLSATEYGPYLQNEPSPLHTTTIVEKCTLKLVDEYKHMLCQANEPLSTFLQYITYGHMIDNVVLIVTGTLHERDVNELLEKCHPLGMFDSIASLAVAQNMRELYRLVLVDTPLAPYFSECITSEDLDDMNIEIMRNTLYKAYLEDFYKFCAKLGGATAEIMCNLLSFEADRRAVNITINSIGTELTRDDRRKLYSNFGLLFPYGHEELAVCEDVDQVRGVMEKYPPYQSIFAKISYGESQMLDKAFYEEEVKRLCLSFEQQFHYAVFFAYMRLREQEIRNLMWISECVAQNQKNRVHDSVVPIF; encoded by the exons GAGGCGATCGTGCGGGGGAACCGCTCGGGCCTCCTCACCCAAGCCGATTACAACAACCTCTGCCAGTGCGAGACCCTCGACGACATCAAGATGCACCTCTCCGCCACAGAGTACGGCCCATACCTCCAGAACG AACCTTCTCCCTTGCACACAACAACAATTGTGGAGAAGTGCACTCTTAAGCTGGTTGATGAATACAAACACATGTTGTGCCAGGCGAATGAACCTCTATCTACATTCCTACAGTACATAAC GTATGGACACATGATCGATAATGTTGTCCTTATTGTTACTGGGACATTGCATGAAAGAGATGTTAACGAACTGTTGGAGAAATGCCATCCATTGGGCATGTTTGACAG CATTGCATCACTTGCGGTTGCTCAAAATATGCGTGAGCTTTACAGGCTGGTTCTAGTTGATACACCCTTAGCACCGTACTTCTCAGAGTGCATTACATCTGAG GATCTGGATGACATGAATATTGAGATCATGAGGAACACACTCTACAAAGCGTATCTTGAGGATTTTTACAAATTTTGCGCG AAACTAGGTGGTGCGACGGCTGAGATTATGTGTAATCTCCTTTCATTTGAAGCTGACAGAAGAGCTGTAAACATTACAATAAACAG TATTGGTACTGAGCTGACTAGAGATGACCGCCGCAAGCTGTACTCCAACTTTGGTCTATT GTTTCCGTATGGTCATGAAGAGTTGGCTGTCTGTGAAGATGTTGACCAG GTGCGTGGTGTAATGGAAAAGTACCCCCCATACCAGTCTATTTTTGCCAAGATATCATATGGCGAAAGCCAGATGTTGGACAAGGCCTTTTATGAGGAGGAAGTAAAGAGGCTGTGCCTCTCATTTGAACAGCAG ttccactatgCCGTTTTCTTCGCATACATGAGGCTACGAGAGCAGGAGATAAGGAACTTGATGTGGATCTCGGAATGCGTTGCCCAGAACCAGAAGAACAGGGTCCATGACAGTGTCGTGCCGATCTTTTAA